aaaagtttaaaatgggtaccttaatgcagtggaatgatttttttttaaacattttcttcttccgtcgtcttcagatttttaatttttataattttttcgtttgaaaaaaaaaataatatcaatatttgacatttgaaatttcacaaacacaaaataaaaaacagaattgattGGAATCGACTTGgcctgttccattcgatttcagaatgagtgtattcttgagtgaaaccaatcgaaaacgacataagtaattaaacgtcaaacaaaTACGACTGGGGTCGCAAGGAGGTACTTGTTCTTGcagttcaaatttaaaaaaaaaattgatattggggaagagccgacatttagggcaaaattttgttaaatgaaaaaaaaattgttttcacttgacttttttggaaaaaaataaaaatgcagttttattgcaatcgttttgaatattacgtctgccaagtttaatcaaaatcgttagagccgtttttgagatatttggtttaaattgaaaaatttgtatgaaggcctcagttatagctatcagtaaaaattgaaacatcagGAATCTGAAATCTTTTACTGATGAACGTTTATGGCAATCAGTAAATTtacgtcattaaattaaatgtttatttgacaTTCGTGCCTCaaacgatttttttgttgtttttttttactgttgattccatcagtaatttttttaatgatggcaccggaaaatttaaaaaacggaaCAACATCAGTAAAacgaattggaatttttttggcATTGGGCAGTCAGCGGTTCAGTaatatgaaatttcatcagttaaatttataaaatgaacttgtgaataaaatttaatacaagatgcatttattctttttgaaaaaattagtgagaatatgttttcaatttatttcatcaaaattttccccaaaataatagattaaagtattcaaaatagcaaaacaaaatttttctaatggATTTTTCTGATAGTAATAACTGAGCCCTAAGCgagatatatacaaaaaaaaaacaactttcaggaTTCCATAAAGATCAGCTGTACCAAATTTAAAGTCCACTCGTTCAGGCTGTGGAAAAGACGCACGGTTCACCAATAAAGGtattaaatttcagaattgagtgaaagcgattcaaacttttttattatatttcagaatgagtgaatcattgagtgattccaatcgaaaacgacataagctgcgtttctttggaaatatttatctactttttagtacttaaaactactttgaactactttgctatattgaaaaagtagttcaaagcaactttaagtactaaaaagtagataaatatttccaaaggaacgcagctataaatgtagttgaaaaagtttttaaaaaaatgttgttcagATACAAAATACTGGATCTACatctctttaaatgtgtttaaacaaaaaagtcagagataaaggtaaacttgtcaattgagcttttttagaggcgccacgtACAattttgcccaggggcgccggtagtgcttaaactgGCACTGAGTCCTGTAATATACTCCATGTTTTACATGCCTCTGAAAGTGAGAACGATCTTTAGCTCGTATTTTTGCATATAGGTCCTTTGATCCCGGACTTTTCTATCCAGATCTTCCAACAACAAGTCTATTGAGTTTACATTCAATGACTACGCGGTCCATATCTGAACGTGTGCTTAGTGTCTTTATCGTGTTGAAATAAGAATCCTTCACCAATCAGTTTGAGTTGAGAGCAAAGCGTCTTCCCCCAATAGTCTTAAGGAATGACCACAACAGAAAGTTGTGCGTAGCATAAATAaccgtttcatcttgtttttttttttttttaccgaagaAGGGATTTGTCAACAGCAACTTGTCGAAATAGCCCACCATCTCTTAGTCTCTGTTTCAACGTTTTCAAGGACACCGGCTTATTCTGTGTTGTATTTATTCGGCACTTATTTTAGGtgctgtttttgttctattgCGTTTCCTTGTTGTTAAAAGCCCTATTTTTTCTAATACTCAGTAGctacacattttttattttatttgcaaagcAGCAAAAACCAAATACACAagtaattatttgttttgatttcatgTGTAGCTACTGAGTAGTAGAAAAATATAAGCAGATCCTCGTCTTTATTTGTCGCCCTGTCCGGTTTTAGCGATTTGCCTTCCTCAATTTAAGTGATGATTTCAGAACGATTTTTACATGTAGTTTCCGCAACATTTCTCAGTTTGAACAAGTTGTTTACTGAATAGCTAAAGAATCTCAATTCTTCAAAGCGTAGCTTTTATAATTAAACCTTCCAATTCAGGTCTACAATGTTTaggttttgaaaactttttttatgtgtagtcataaaaaatgaatgaaatgaacaACGTAAGGTAGTAAAAATTAATACTGATGAAAAACTCATAGACATCTCAATTTTCTATATTAGCCGTTtctcgacatttttttttttttttgacaaaagacATCTTTTCAACATGATCGTGTAATATATTGCgtaagtaataaaataaaataaaactcaattcataaaatcaacCCGACATGAATGAAGTATCGCCATAGATACTGCTCCTAGAATAAAACTGGGGTCTATTACGTAATACGAAATGAGCGGCAAGTCAACGATACTGAAGTAAACGATAGTCACGACGAAGAGCGATTATGTAAAACGAGAAAGTCGTTTGGCAaaactaaaccaaaaaaaaatatttttttgaggctCACATGAATTCTACCAGCAAACGCATTATTATGACAGCTTAACGAAAACGAAAGTTAAACGATATATAAATGGCAGTCGTAGAGTCAACGAaaacgaagtagtttcaacgataatcgttttacaaatataattcaaaaattttaatttttttcggcgCCTAATACGATGCTCAATATAATAAACAGATTCTTCGGCTTCGGCCAAAACTTCGGCCTAAAATGGTCGAAGTCGAAGGTTTGGCCGAGGACACTACTAAAGaacaacaaaataagaaaaatattttaaattaactaagttctattagaaactacACTACTcttaatgcattttattttgcaacTAGCCCACTAGGGTCGGCAAGAATTTCACATCTTAATCAAACAAACCAAAAACCCTTCAAACTAATATTATCACCCACATACACATAATTACTGTGGGTCCTTAGTCTATCATGTGCAAAAACAAGCAAGGAGTCTTATAAGGAAACTTCTGCAActatcttataactttaaacgacCTAAAAATGTTATATATATATAGGAGAAACCAAAATTTCGGAAGTACTTTCtcgtatattattttttttggcggAAACAAAATAAATCCGCGAAATCtttttttagacatttttgatcatgtattgaaACTATTAAGTTATTTCTTTAATTGGTAGTATGAATACATTGAATAATACGTTTTTGTATCATTctaattgacttatttttttcttcgtgcaTCAAGATAGAAAAGAAGATCATACATTCACTCCTTTTACGTATgtcgtttgtactaaaacgTTGGTCGAAAACAACTTGCTCTAAGAATGAAAGTCGTTTTTCTGTCGTTGTTGTACAAATATGACAACTGTTATAgagtttattattttgttttacgtCTGGTACTCAAACACTAATTAATGAAAATGGTTCTTTTAAATAGCCTTTATCTGgagttttatttatataattgtCAAGGTTGATGTTTCTACACTTAGTATTAGGAATAGTTACAGAGAATTTCTAataatcgccagcttaactgaagccacctgtgcaataacatgagacaattgtcaacgatgtctcccctctgtgccacgtagttatgtgtttctgttgttctttctttctttgaCTTTCtctgttgtattaatgtcttgtgctgTATCAGCCAAATGGACTTAGTTTCCGAAGCTGAAGTGTGTCTAGTCTAGAAGATTTATCTTCAGATTAgattaaatatgtatgtaaatgtaTTTAGTTACAGAGAATTTGTTCATGTAttcaaaacgtaaaaaaaacgtTAACTTTTTGTAACCCACgtagggttgccaacttttttaagacgaaaaaaaagagtacatttgaaaaaagaagagtaccatttatttcaagtcttgaaaatgtattttttggtgCTTCTTGCAGTATATGtttaacaataattttgttatttttaaaaaatgtgtataGCTCTAaacattcaaattcaaaatttatataaattaagagctcattttttatcaatttcaatGAACCCCCATTCCTATAATCTCACCACTTCATATTCATGACCTAAAATACTCTCTCAGTAAATGCTGAAGTTGCAAGAACAGATAGTATATAGcttacaatttttgaagttaccaatataattcatcgaaataaaaagaaataagaagcttAACTCAAACATaaataccttgattttttacaagaataaaatctatgttttgaggtcttaaacaaaattagaatttaaaaaaaattaacctaatATGTAtttctgaaaaagtaaaaaaatcctttttaaacattttttttaaatttatattaaaaacctttttttgtaaaaaatcaaggtaataatattctataaatttttttatttcgatgttCGAAATAAACATCGCAAAATCAAGCAAAATTGCATCAGTTGCGattcattttttcaattgaaaaaaaaaagtttaagttttgaaaaaaggaaGGAATATTCCTTTGATTCAATTTCAttacaaaatagaatttaagaaaaaaaataaattttaagtccgactaagaaacaaacaaaacaagtaggtattactaaaacaacgaccaaaattatagtgttttgtactgtataaattacaattgttcaaatttagaataaggtcgaatattttaagcctcattttctttttcattcaattatctttagaaatatgaaagttaTTCACCAATTTGTAAATGTTAAGATGTTTATGTGGTGataaaaaaagagtattttgacgtactctatcagagttatagattatagagtatacatacgtgaaatagagtacaatactcttttttacagtacggttggcaaccctaaTCTTAGAATGCCACGAAAAATatggtttataattttttcaccaAAAGTAATCTAATAACATTTaaagataccgagcaaagctcggtcatCCAGGTACTAGATaattcgctggctgagaattatagggttgtatcgTATGTTAAATATAAACCCCTGCAGACATAcaaccttataattctcagcctgagaattgttaaaaaaaaaactgaatataTACCTTAAAATATGTCTGCTGTATATTGTGCTAGGATAGAAAGTTGTAGGCACTTTCCAACTAGTTAGGTTCAATATATTCTTAATTACGACTTACCTGCTTTTTCTTCTCCTCAGCAGCTATTCTATTTTGTTCATCATATTGTTTCCTTTCACCCAATCTACGTTccacatttaatttaaaaggttGTGGCAAAACAGTTTGTACTGTTTTCTTCGGCTTAAAAGGTTCTTCATTTAGAACTAATGGTTTTCTACTCGTAAACGGTTGAGGttgattttttctcttatattcttccaactaaaaaaaaccaaaaagaaagTAAAGTAAGTTTcgattcttgaaaaaaagttattttactTACTCTCTGTCTTCTCTTCCCTTCAGCTTCTCtcgaatttttcaaaacaaccgGTGTCTTTGGCACCGTCAAAAAATGTACAGAATGAGGTTTATTTTGTGTTGGCATTGCCATAGACTTTGGCACCGGTCGACTgtgaaaaattcgatttttcttttcttcttccaaaagtttcttcatcatttcttcttttttctttttataaatatctTTAAAATCATAAGCATGTGGTGGTTCAACTTTATTAGCTGCGGTAGctttgacattttttacttCCGAAGTTGTTGGAGTTTTAAATTTGGTTAAAAGATTCGCGGGTCGTCGTTTGGCATTCGAAGGGGATGGAGAAGGAGGTGATTTTACTACAGCAACAACTTGATTCTGATCGACagttttttcaagttttatttgatttttatctgATAAGGGACACAATGAAGGAAGTGTTTCGATTTTAACTTGATTCTGTTGGGCATTATTTTCAAGTTTAATTTGTTCCTTTGCAATTGACAAAggattgtcattttttgtttgaatatttgGTGCTAAAGGTTCATTGTTTTCTTTATTCTCTCGGGTCTCTTCAAAAGATGAGAATGAATCATCTATATTCATTGCAGCTGGAAAGGATTTATGACACAAAACATGCTGATTTGatgtaatttaataaaaaaaaagaaaacttgcaACTTACCCATTTCTTTTAGAGGACAAAATTCTTCTGAATACTTTTCgtgtttaaaatgtttttcagcTGTATAACGGGAATAAGatttaatacatatatatttttattgttttcttttttgtttgcattattTGTTTAATAAAGTGGAATTGGTACTTACTAAAGAAATTTTCCGAATGATTCAAATCAAATCGTCCGACTTGAAGATCGTCCCAATTGTATGTTGTTTCACCCAGCATAATAttatttatgaattattttacacaattttttggttttctattttctttatttaatttgtaaaattataaaatttcttttgcgATAAAAAAGCGCAAATTCAGAAGAAATTCTTTTCTTGGGTATTTTGTTTTGTGAgcgttttaaattgaaatttgaaattgaaagaGATCCGTAACAAAATGACAACTATTTGGATAGTTGTCTCTTTTTAATTCATAAGAGGAAGTGAGATGTGTATATATTGTTGATAATGTAGTTTAAAGTAGTGATGGTAATGTAGTTTAAATTATATTCAGCacttttgggatgtgttcaaaaggttcaattttgtttcaattgaAAAGGGTGATtcattttttgtacatttttatgaaattatttttcaaaaaaaaaatgaaaattaatttctaGAAAATCGATGTTTACAATTTGTTATCtttcttatatataaaagagagttcgtttagtgtgtgtggccgataaactcgcgtttggttggtccgattttggtaattttttttttgtttgaaaggtaggtattaatatgtagatggtttgtataaaaaaaaataataccttttctcgcatctttacttagctgtcaatttgtacgagtaaaaaaGCACTCTCGCTTTTTATGCCGTAATTCGATCCctgattttgagtgaaacaaataattattcgtcttgtgacattaaatccacatttcgactgcacaaataaaatgtataatcaATCTCTGATCTTCATTGAGGACACGTGTTTGATATTTGATTATTGCGAGTAAAAGCATTGGCATAGTTAGGATTGGTTGTTCAAAATCGTGCAGACCAAGATGTTCTCTATCAGAAATACTACGCGAAAGGCAATAAAATTacgttgaataaattaaaaatatttgtggacccggtaggtggagCGGTTGCCGAAGTATGTATagacaaatttcatatttggagtccgaaagacttgacagatttttgtgaaagttcgtttgtgtgataaggtccatccatgttttgttaattataattgtatgagataggtggcgctgttgtcaaattAGAGGCAAATATTCCAATTTGGAGTTCGAACGACTTGACgctgttttcaagttatagttaaattccatatttggagtccgaacgGCTGTATAGACTTTTATGCATTTTGTTGCTTTCGATAAAGTTCattcgagacaggttttgttttatagttggaccTGGTACGTGGCGCTGCTGCCAAGTTATGAGCAAATTCAGTATTTGGGGtttaaagagctcatattcaaggctaataaaaacaaactctttaaaatgttatttcctcaaataaaattgtttaccactAAGCTATCTCACAGTAGAGATGGCGGTTGTTAgtacaaaaactggtttttggtttttttgcttGCTTTGA
This DNA window, taken from Episyrphus balteatus chromosome 2, idEpiBalt1.1, whole genome shotgun sequence, encodes the following:
- the LOC129911661 gene encoding targeting protein for Xklp2-A; translation: MLGETTYNWDDLQVGRFDLNHSENFFTEKHFKHEKYSEEFCPLKEMAAMNIDDSFSSFEETRENKENNEPLAPNIQTKNDNPLSIAKEQIKLENNAQQNQVKIETLPSLCPLSDKNQIKLEKTVDQNQVVAVVKSPPSPSPSNAKRRPANLLTKFKTPTTSEVKNVKATAANKVEPPHAYDFKDIYKKKKEEMMKKLLEEEKKNRIFHSRPVPKSMAMPTQNKPHSVHFLTVPKTPVVLKNSREAEGKRRQRLEEYKRKNQPQPFTSRKPLVLNEEPFKPKKTVQTVLPQPFKLNVERRLGERKQYDEQNRIAAEEKKKQEEEERKKREEELVKELRKLASFKARPNPFK